The Streptomyces sp. NBC_00670 genome window below encodes:
- a CDS encoding phosphoglycerate kinase, with protein MKTIDELLSDGVAGKRVFVRADLNVPLAGTTITDDGRIRAVLPTVKALTQAGARVIVASHLGRPKGAPDAAFSLAPAAARLGELLGTDVAFAADTVGESAESTVSGLADGQVAVLENLRFNAGETAKDDAERAAFADKLAGLADVYVGDGFGAVHRKHASVFDLPKRLPHYAGYLIATEVGVLKKLTEDVERPYVVALGGSKVSDKLAVIDQLLGKADRILIGGGMAFTFLKAQGHEVGASLLQEDQIPAVTEYLERAEKQGVELVLPIDVVVSPGFPDLKAKASTEHSAVDADKMPEGQLGLDIGPKTGALYASKLADAATVFWNGPMGVFEHPDYAEGTKAVAQALVDSDGFTVVGGGDSAAAVRTLGFDETAFGHISTGGGASLEYLEGKTLPGLAALED; from the coding sequence GGGCAAGCGCGTCTTCGTCCGCGCCGACCTCAACGTGCCGCTGGCCGGCACCACGATCACCGACGACGGCCGCATCCGCGCCGTCCTGCCCACGGTCAAGGCCCTGACCCAGGCAGGCGCCCGCGTGATCGTCGCCTCGCACCTGGGCCGCCCCAAGGGCGCCCCGGACGCCGCCTTCTCCCTCGCCCCGGCCGCCGCCCGCCTCGGCGAACTCCTCGGCACCGACGTCGCCTTCGCGGCGGACACGGTCGGCGAGTCCGCCGAGTCCACCGTCTCCGGCCTCGCCGACGGACAGGTCGCCGTCCTGGAGAACCTGCGCTTCAACGCCGGGGAGACCGCCAAGGACGACGCCGAGCGCGCCGCCTTCGCCGACAAGCTGGCCGGCCTCGCCGACGTCTACGTCGGTGACGGCTTCGGCGCGGTGCACCGGAAGCACGCCTCCGTGTTCGACCTGCCCAAGCGGCTGCCGCACTACGCCGGCTACCTGATCGCCACCGAGGTCGGCGTCCTCAAGAAGCTCACCGAGGACGTCGAGCGCCCCTACGTCGTGGCGCTCGGCGGCTCCAAGGTCTCCGACAAGCTCGCCGTCATCGACCAGCTGCTCGGCAAGGCCGACCGCATCCTCATCGGCGGCGGCATGGCCTTCACCTTCCTCAAGGCCCAGGGCCACGAGGTCGGCGCCTCCCTCCTGCAGGAGGACCAGATCCCGGCCGTGACCGAGTACCTGGAGCGCGCCGAGAAGCAGGGCGTCGAGCTGGTGCTCCCGATCGACGTCGTGGTCTCCCCGGGCTTCCCGGACCTGAAGGCCAAGGCGTCCACCGAGCACTCCGCCGTCGACGCCGACAAGATGCCCGAGGGACAGCTGGGCCTGGACATCGGCCCGAAGACCGGCGCACTGTACGCGAGCAAGCTCGCCGACGCCGCGACCGTCTTCTGGAACGGCCCCATGGGCGTCTTCGAGCACCCCGACTACGCCGAGGGCACCAAGGCGGTCGCCCAGGCTCTCGTCGACTCGGACGGTTTCACCGTCGTCGGCGGCGGAGACTCCGCCGCGGCCGTGCGTACGCTCGGCTTCGACGAGACCGCATTCGGCCACATCTCGACCGGCGGCGGCGCCTCCCTCGAATACCTCGAGGGCAAGACGCTCCCCGGCCTCGCCGCACTGGAGGACTGA